A genomic segment from uncultured Alistipes sp. encodes:
- a CDS encoding Na(+)-translocating NADH-quinone reductase subunit A → MSKIITLRKGLDINLVGKPQESLAEAPMASEYALSPLDFEGVTPKLLVKVGDRVKAGTALFFNKFNERILFTSPVSGTVSAINRGEKRKVLSVAVTPDSRQEYETFTVPGLEKAAREEIVELLLRSGLWPMIIQRPYGIIADPVDTPKAIFVSAFDSAPQAPDYNFALKGEQKDLQTGIEVLRKLTPGKVHLSVRAKSEGQMPQLKGVELHTFAGKHPVGNVGVQIHHIDSINKGDLVWTVNIQDLAIIGRLFNEGRVDRTKTIAVAGSEIEHPQYVRVIDGARVDSIVKGNVKAQQEGDSIRFISGNVLTGTKTSLDGFLGFYAHQLTAIPEGDKYELLGWAMPRFKKFSVSRAYFSWLCPRKAYDLDTNLNGGERPFVVTGLYEQYLPMDIYPMYLLKACLAGDIEKMENLGIYEVTEEDLALCEFVDPSKIEIQQIIRDGINLMIKEA, encoded by the coding sequence ATGTCGAAAATCATTACATTACGCAAGGGTTTAGACATCAATCTGGTGGGCAAACCCCAGGAGTCGCTGGCGGAAGCGCCGATGGCTTCGGAGTATGCCCTCTCGCCCCTGGATTTCGAGGGTGTGACACCGAAATTGCTGGTTAAGGTGGGTGATCGGGTGAAGGCCGGTACGGCGTTGTTCTTCAACAAGTTCAACGAGCGTATACTCTTCACGTCTCCCGTCAGCGGCACGGTGTCGGCCATCAATCGGGGTGAGAAGCGCAAGGTGCTTTCGGTGGCTGTGACCCCGGACTCCAGGCAGGAGTACGAGACGTTCACGGTGCCGGGTCTCGAAAAGGCCGCGCGTGAGGAGATTGTCGAACTTTTGCTCCGTTCGGGTCTGTGGCCGATGATCATCCAGCGGCCCTACGGCATCATTGCGGACCCCGTGGACACGCCGAAGGCGATCTTTGTCTCGGCGTTCGATTCGGCGCCCCAGGCTCCGGACTACAATTTCGCGCTGAAAGGCGAACAGAAGGACCTCCAGACGGGTATCGAGGTGCTCCGCAAGCTCACTCCGGGGAAGGTTCACCTCTCGGTTCGCGCGAAGAGCGAAGGGCAGATGCCCCAGCTCAAGGGTGTCGAACTGCACACCTTTGCCGGGAAACACCCCGTAGGTAACGTGGGCGTGCAGATCCACCACATCGACTCGATCAACAAGGGCGATCTGGTCTGGACGGTGAATATTCAGGACCTGGCAATCATCGGCCGCCTGTTCAACGAGGGGCGTGTCGACCGGACGAAGACCATCGCCGTGGCGGGCTCGGAGATCGAGCACCCGCAGTACGTGCGCGTCATCGACGGCGCCAGGGTCGACTCGATCGTCAAGGGCAATGTCAAGGCGCAGCAGGAGGGCGACTCGATCCGCTTCATCTCGGGCAACGTGCTGACGGGTACGAAGACGTCGCTCGACGGCTTCCTGGGCTTCTACGCCCATCAGCTGACGGCCATCCCCGAGGGCGACAAGTACGAACTGCTGGGCTGGGCGATGCCGCGCTTCAAGAAGTTCTCGGTATCGCGGGCCTACTTCTCGTGGCTGTGCCCGCGCAAGGCCTACGATCTGGATACGAACCTGAACGGCGGCGAGCGCCCCTTCGTGGTGACGGGGCTCTACGAGCAGTATCTGCCGATGGACATCTACCCGATGTACCTGTTGAAGGCGTGCCTGGCGGGCGACATCGAGAAGATGGAGAACCTGGGCATCTACGAGGTGACGGAGGAGGATCTCGCGCTGTGCGAGTTCGTGGATCCCTCGAAGATCGAGATCCAGCAGATCATCCGCGACGGTATTAACTTAATGATCAAGGAGGCTTAA
- the nqrB gene encoding NADH:ubiquinone reductase (Na(+)-transporting) subunit B → MDKIKPTFSKGGKLGFLESTFDAFETFLFVPNTTTVKGAHIRDCNDMKRTMIMVVLALMPAFLFGCWWTGSQVGLEGFRAFFYGLVRVLPMVCVSYIVGLAIEFYFAQVRGHEVNEGFLVTGLLIPMVFPVSTPLWMVALSTAFAVIFGKEVFGGTGMNVFNPALLARAFAFFAYTPSMSGETVWYSTWTMMGAQVDGVSGATALEQLASTGTMTYSPLDAFLGMIPGSFGETSTLAILIGGAILLFTGIASWRTMVSVFVGGLAMGYLFQALGVTTYPAWWHLIVGGFAFGAVFMATDPVTSAQTNKGKYIVGLMTGALAVLIRVVNPAYPEGMMLSILFMNALAPLVDYFVVEANISRRKKRVKLAK, encoded by the coding sequence ATGGATAAAATCAAGCCCACGTTCTCGAAAGGCGGGAAACTGGGCTTCCTGGAGTCGACGTTCGATGCGTTCGAGACGTTCCTCTTCGTTCCGAACACGACGACCGTGAAGGGTGCGCACATCCGCGACTGCAACGACATGAAACGCACGATGATCATGGTTGTGCTGGCGCTGATGCCGGCATTCCTGTTCGGGTGCTGGTGGACGGGCTCGCAGGTGGGTCTGGAGGGTTTCCGGGCCTTCTTCTACGGACTGGTCCGGGTGCTTCCGATGGTGTGCGTGTCGTACATCGTGGGTCTGGCCATCGAATTCTATTTCGCACAGGTGCGCGGGCATGAGGTCAACGAGGGCTTCCTCGTGACGGGCCTTCTGATCCCGATGGTCTTCCCCGTTTCGACCCCGCTGTGGATGGTGGCCCTCTCGACGGCCTTCGCCGTGATCTTCGGCAAGGAGGTCTTCGGCGGAACGGGCATGAACGTCTTCAACCCGGCGCTGCTGGCCCGAGCGTTTGCCTTCTTCGCCTATACGCCCTCGATGTCGGGCGAGACGGTCTGGTACTCGACCTGGACGATGATGGGCGCACAGGTCGACGGCGTTTCGGGCGCTACGGCCCTCGAACAGTTAGCCTCGACCGGCACGATGACCTATTCGCCGCTGGATGCCTTCCTGGGCATGATCCCGGGGTCGTTCGGCGAGACCTCGACGCTGGCGATCCTGATCGGCGGCGCGATCCTGCTCTTTACGGGCATCGCGTCGTGGCGCACGATGGTTTCGGTCTTCGTCGGCGGTCTGGCGATGGGCTACCTGTTCCAGGCACTGGGCGTGACGACGTATCCGGCATGGTGGCACCTGATCGTGGGCGGTTTCGCCTTCGGTGCGGTCTTCATGGCCACGGATCCCGTGACCTCGGCCCAGACCAACAAGGGCAAGTACATCGTGGGCCTGATGACGGGCGCGCTGGCCGTGCTGATCCGCGTGGTGAACCCGGCCTACCCCGAGGGTATGATGCTTTCGATCCTCTTCATGAACGCGCTGGCACCGCTCGTAGACTACTTCGTGGTCGAGGCGAACATCTCGCGGCGCAAGAAACGTGTGAAACTCGCAAAATAG
- a CDS encoding Na(+)-translocating NADH:ubiquinone reductase subunit C, which produces MATKRFKCNVCGYIHEGDAAPATCPVCAAPASEFTELKESADAAAPKKKGLFSNTDNNAYIVLYSTVMVVIVATLLALAALGLQKRQYENELNEKKKSILLSLYAGDAQKQGVAAEDLIQTVKYEDVIDAYVIDNTGARVEGEDVFALLNDLPGAFAAGKFPIFESKDGRVVIPVTGMGLWGPVWGYVALEKDMNTIAGIIMAHKGETPGLGDEIATAKYQAKFVGKTIFEGDEFVSVTLRKGGAKDPAHEVDAITGGTKTSDGVTAMLRNSLENYLPLLESKRVAAETEAVAAEVSNEENAESHE; this is translated from the coding sequence ATGGCAACGAAAAGATTCAAATGCAACGTTTGCGGCTATATCCACGAAGGGGATGCCGCACCCGCAACGTGTCCCGTTTGCGCGGCTCCGGCATCGGAGTTTACCGAACTGAAGGAGTCGGCCGACGCGGCGGCTCCGAAGAAGAAGGGCCTGTTCAGCAATACGGACAACAACGCCTATATTGTTCTCTACTCGACGGTGATGGTCGTCATCGTGGCCACGCTGCTGGCGCTGGCCGCCCTGGGGCTCCAGAAACGCCAGTACGAGAACGAACTCAACGAGAAGAAGAAATCGATCCTGCTGTCGCTCTACGCGGGCGACGCCCAGAAACAGGGCGTTGCAGCCGAGGATCTGATCCAGACGGTGAAATATGAAGATGTGATCGACGCCTATGTGATTGACAACACCGGGGCGCGCGTCGAGGGCGAGGATGTCTTCGCGCTGCTGAACGACCTTCCGGGGGCCTTTGCCGCCGGGAAGTTCCCGATCTTCGAGTCCAAGGACGGCCGCGTGGTGATTCCCGTGACGGGTATGGGCCTGTGGGGCCCCGTGTGGGGATATGTGGCCCTGGAGAAGGACATGAATACCATCGCCGGCATCATCATGGCCCACAAGGGTGAGACCCCGGGTCTGGGTGACGAGATCGCCACGGCGAAGTATCAGGCGAAATTCGTCGGGAAGACGATTTTCGAGGGTGACGAGTTCGTGTCGGTGACGCTTCGCAAGGGCGGGGCGAAGGACCCGGCGCACGAGGTGGATGCCATTACGGGCGGCACGAAGACTTCGGACGGTGTGACGGCGATGCTCCGCAACAGCCTGGAGAACTACCTGCCGCTGCTGGAATCGAAGCGGGTCGCCGCGGAGACGGAGGCTGTGGCCGCGGAAGTGTCTAACGAAGAAAATGCAGAAAGCCATGAGTAA
- a CDS encoding NADH:ubiquinone reductase (Na(+)-transporting) subunit D codes for MSNNMKYLTGPFSANNPVIVQILGICSALAVTVQLKPAIVMALSVTVVTAFSNLVMSLLRNGVPARIRIIVQLVVIAALVILVDQVLKAYVYEISKQLSVYVGLIITNCIVMGRVEAFALGNKPWASFLDGIGNGLGYGLILVIVAIFRELLGSGSLLGFRIIPESWYMAEGGFYSNCGLMLFPPMALIIVGCIIWVHRSRNKDLQEK; via the coding sequence ATGAGTAACAACATGAAATATCTGACGGGTCCGTTCTCGGCGAACAACCCGGTGATCGTTCAGATTCTGGGAATCTGCTCGGCACTGGCCGTGACCGTCCAGCTCAAGCCCGCGATCGTGATGGCGCTGAGCGTAACGGTCGTGACGGCCTTCTCGAACCTGGTGATGTCGCTGCTGCGCAACGGCGTTCCGGCGCGTATCCGCATCATCGTGCAGCTGGTGGTGATTGCGGCGCTTGTGATTCTGGTGGACCAGGTGCTGAAGGCCTACGTCTACGAGATTTCGAAACAGTTGTCGGTCTACGTGGGACTGATCATCACGAACTGTATCGTCATGGGCCGCGTGGAGGCCTTCGCCCTGGGCAACAAGCCGTGGGCTTCGTTCCTCGACGGTATCGGCAACGGCCTGGGTTACGGCCTGATCCTGGTGATCGTGGCCATCTTCCGGGAGCTGCTGGGCTCGGGGAGCCTGCTGGGCTTCCGGATCATTCCCGAGAGCTGGTACATGGCCGAAGGCGGTTTCTATTCGAACTGCGGTCTGATGCTTTTCCCGCCGATGGCGCTGATCATCGTGGGTTGCATCATCTGGGTGCACCGCTCGCGCAACAAGGACTTACAGGAAAAATAG
- the nqrE gene encoding NADH:ubiquinone reductase (Na(+)-transporting) subunit E: MESLNLFIRSIFIDNMVFAFFFGMCSYIAVSKSVKTALGLGAAVTFVMVMTVPLNYLLYEYILRPGALHAWIPAVPESVDLNFLSFIVFIATIAAFVQLVEMIVEKFSPALYNQLGIFLPLIAVNCAIMGGSLFMQQKVDAGELDTLWQSVVYGLGSGLGWWLAIVMMAAIREKTTYSHIPAALKGPGIAFIITGLMGIAFMIFSGIQF, translated from the coding sequence ATGGAATCATTGAATCTCTTTATCCGGTCGATCTTTATCGACAACATGGTCTTCGCCTTCTTCTTCGGCATGTGTTCGTACATCGCCGTGTCGAAGAGCGTGAAGACGGCCCTCGGACTGGGAGCAGCCGTTACGTTCGTGATGGTGATGACCGTACCGTTGAACTATCTCCTGTATGAATACATTCTCAGGCCGGGCGCGCTTCATGCGTGGATTCCTGCGGTTCCGGAGAGTGTGGATCTGAACTTCCTGTCGTTCATCGTCTTCATAGCGACGATTGCGGCGTTCGTGCAGCTGGTCGAGATGATCGTCGAGAAGTTCTCGCCGGCGCTTTACAACCAGTTGGGCATCTTCCTGCCGCTGATTGCGGTGAACTGTGCGATCATGGGCGGTTCGCTGTTCATGCAGCAGAAGGTCGACGCCGGGGAATTGGATACGCTGTGGCAGTCGGTCGTCTACGGTCTGGGCTCGGGTCTGGGCTGGTGGCTTGCGATCGTGATGATGGCGGCCATCCGCGAGAAGACGACCTACTCGCACATTCCCGCGGCGTTGAAGGGCCCGGGTATCGCCTTCATCATCACGGGTCTGATGGGTATCGCCTTCATGATCTTCTCGGGCATTCAGTTCTAA
- the nqrF gene encoding NADH:ubiquinone reductase (Na(+)-transporting) subunit F, translating into MTTTILIAIAAFLIITLVLVALLLYAKAKLTTSGAVTIDINNGEKVITTESGSTLLSTLANNKVFLPSACGGGGSCGMCKCQVLEGGGDILPTETGFITRKMAKDHWRLGCQVKVKNDLKIRVPEAVLGVKKWECTVVSNRNISTFLKEFVVKLPEGENLKFRSGGYIQIDIPKYDAIKFSDMDVDEKFRADWDKMKMWDLVTTNPEPTFRAYSMANHPAEGNIIMLNIRIATPPFDRATGTFMKVNPGICSSYIFSRKPGDKVTISGPYGEFFLPDNLPDTQELIFIGGGAGMAPMRSHIMHLFKTEKTKRPVSFWYGARAMKEAPYLHEFHEIEEEFPNFKFHLALDRPDPEADAAGIPYTPGFVHNVLYENYLKHHQAPEDCIYLMCGPPMMISSVVNMLDSLGVPPENILYDNFGS; encoded by the coding sequence ATGACTACAACGATTTTAATAGCGATTGCGGCCTTTTTGATCATCACGCTGGTGCTGGTGGCGCTGCTTCTGTACGCGAAGGCGAAGCTGACGACGTCGGGGGCCGTTACGATCGACATCAATAACGGCGAGAAGGTCATTACGACGGAGAGCGGCTCGACGCTTCTGTCGACGTTGGCCAACAACAAGGTATTCCTTCCCTCGGCGTGCGGCGGCGGCGGTTCGTGCGGGATGTGCAAGTGCCAGGTTCTGGAGGGCGGCGGCGACATCCTGCCCACGGAGACGGGCTTCATCACGCGGAAGATGGCCAAGGACCACTGGCGTCTGGGATGCCAGGTGAAGGTGAAGAACGACCTGAAGATCCGGGTTCCGGAGGCTGTTCTGGGCGTGAAGAAGTGGGAGTGCACGGTGGTTTCGAACCGCAATATCTCGACCTTCCTCAAGGAGTTCGTGGTGAAGCTTCCGGAGGGTGAGAACCTGAAGTTCCGCAGCGGCGGTTACATCCAGATCGACATTCCGAAGTACGATGCGATCAAGTTCTCGGACATGGACGTGGACGAGAAGTTCCGCGCCGACTGGGACAAGATGAAGATGTGGGATCTGGTGACGACGAACCCCGAGCCGACGTTCCGCGCCTACTCGATGGCGAACCACCCGGCCGAAGGGAACATCATCATGCTGAACATCCGTATTGCCACGCCTCCGTTCGACCGTGCCACGGGTACGTTCATGAAGGTGAACCCGGGTATCTGCTCGTCGTACATCTTCTCGCGCAAGCCGGGCGACAAGGTGACGATTTCGGGACCTTACGGGGAGTTCTTCCTGCCGGACAACCTGCCCGATACGCAGGAGCTGATCTTCATCGGCGGCGGTGCGGGTATGGCGCCGATGCGGAGCCACATCATGCACCTGTTCAAGACCGAGAAGACGAAGCGTCCGGTATCGTTCTGGTACGGAGCGCGCGCCATGAAGGAGGCCCCCTACCTGCACGAGTTCCACGAGATCGAGGAGGAGTTCCCGAACTTCAAGTTCCACCTGGCGCTGGACCGTCCGGATCCGGAGGCCGATGCCGCCGGTATCCCCTATACGCCGGGCTTCGTGCACAACGTGCTCTACGAGAACTACCTGAAGCATCACCAGGCACCGGAGGACTGCATCTACCTGATGTGCGGACCCCCGATGATGATCTCGTCGGTGGTGAATATGCTCGATTCGCTGGGTGTACCGCCGGAGAACATCCTCTACGACAACTTCGGATCGTAG
- a CDS encoding sodium-translocating pyrophosphatase: MNIPTIFWVVPAASVVALAFAWGFYRLMKREDEGTDRMREIAAHVRKGAMAYLRQQYKVVSIIFVVLALFFAYLAYGAGVQNEWVPFAFLTGGFFSGLAGYFGMKTATYASARTANAARQSLDRGLKVAFRSGAVMGLVVVGLGLLDISFWYLILNAFVDVTGPQKLVIITTTMLTFGMGASTQALFARVGGGIYTKAADVGADLVGKVEAGIPEDDPRNPATIADNVGDNVGDVAGMGADLYESYCGSILATAALGAAAFAAAGNEALQLKAVLAPMLIAAVGIVLSILGIYLVRTKEGATMRELLRSLGVGVNFSSALIAVAAFGILYLLGIQNWVGLSFSVITGLVAGIVIGQATEYYTSHSYKPTRKIAESSQTGPATVIISGVGSGMISTAIPVVTIGVAIILAYLCAIGFDVKNMLAPQNLSLGLYGIGIASVGMLSTLGITLATDAYGPIADNAGGNAEMSGLGPEVRKRTDALDALGNTTAATGKGFAIGSAALTALALLASYIEEIRIGLLHNGVTMLDLPSGATRFVQDASILDFMDYYHISLMNPTVLIGLFIGAMMSFLFCGLTMNAVGRAAESMVQEVRRQFREIKGILTGEGTPDYARCVAISTRGAQREMLLPSLLAIIVPVAVGLIFGVAGVMGLLVGGLSSGFVLAVFMANAGGAWDNAKKMIEEGHFGGKGSDCHKATVVGDTVGDPFKDTSGPSLNILIKLMSMVSIVMAGLTVAWHIF, from the coding sequence ATGAACATTCCAACGATTTTCTGGGTCGTACCTGCGGCATCGGTCGTGGCCCTGGCCTTTGCGTGGGGCTTCTACCGGCTGATGAAGCGCGAGGACGAAGGTACGGACCGTATGCGTGAAATTGCCGCACACGTGCGCAAGGGTGCGATGGCCTACCTGCGCCAGCAGTACAAGGTCGTAAGCATCATCTTTGTGGTGCTGGCGCTGTTCTTTGCCTACCTGGCCTACGGCGCGGGGGTGCAGAACGAGTGGGTTCCCTTTGCCTTCCTGACGGGCGGTTTCTTCTCGGGTCTGGCCGGTTACTTCGGCATGAAGACGGCGACCTACGCTTCGGCCCGTACGGCCAATGCGGCGCGTCAGTCGCTGGACCGCGGTCTGAAGGTGGCCTTCCGCAGCGGTGCGGTGATGGGCCTTGTGGTCGTGGGCCTGGGTCTGCTGGACATTTCGTTCTGGTACCTCATCCTGAACGCCTTTGTTGACGTGACGGGACCCCAGAAACTCGTGATCATCACCACGACGATGCTGACCTTCGGCATGGGAGCCTCGACGCAGGCGCTCTTCGCGCGCGTCGGCGGCGGTATCTATACGAAGGCCGCGGACGTGGGCGCCGACCTGGTGGGCAAGGTTGAGGCCGGGATTCCGGAGGACGACCCGCGCAACCCGGCGACGATTGCCGACAACGTGGGCGACAACGTGGGTGACGTGGCCGGTATGGGTGCCGACCTCTACGAGAGCTACTGCGGTTCGATCCTGGCCACGGCGGCCCTGGGCGCTGCGGCCTTTGCCGCGGCGGGGAACGAAGCCCTGCAGCTGAAGGCGGTGCTGGCCCCGATGCTCATCGCTGCGGTGGGTATCGTGCTGTCGATCCTGGGCATCTACCTGGTCCGCACGAAGGAGGGGGCCACGATGCGCGAACTGCTCCGCTCGCTGGGTGTGGGTGTGAACTTCAGTTCGGCGCTGATTGCCGTTGCGGCGTTCGGGATTCTCTATCTGCTGGGGATCCAGAACTGGGTGGGCCTTTCCTTCTCGGTGATCACGGGACTCGTGGCGGGTATTGTGATCGGCCAGGCCACGGAGTACTACACCTCGCATTCGTACAAACCGACGCGGAAGATTGCCGAGAGCTCGCAGACGGGACCTGCGACGGTGATCATCTCGGGCGTCGGGTCGGGCATGATCTCGACGGCCATCCCGGTGGTGACGATCGGCGTGGCGATCATCCTGGCCTACCTCTGCGCGATCGGTTTCGACGTGAAGAACATGCTGGCTCCGCAGAACCTGTCGCTGGGCCTCTATGGCATCGGCATTGCGTCGGTGGGAATGCTCTCGACGCTGGGCATCACGCTGGCCACGGACGCCTACGGTCCGATTGCCGACAACGCCGGCGGTAATGCCGAGATGAGCGGCCTGGGCCCGGAAGTCCGCAAACGTACCGATGCCCTCGACGCACTGGGCAACACGACGGCCGCCACGGGCAAGGGCTTCGCGATTGGCTCTGCCGCTTTGACGGCTTTGGCCTTGTTGGCCTCGTACATCGAGGAGATCCGCATCGGCTTGCTGCATAACGGGGTGACGATGCTCGATCTGCCGAGCGGAGCGACGCGCTTCGTGCAGGATGCCTCGATTCTGGACTTCATGGACTACTACCATATTTCGCTGATGAACCCCACGGTGCTGATCGGCCTGTTTATCGGAGCGATGATGTCGTTCCTGTTCTGCGGCCTGACGATGAACGCCGTGGGACGGGCCGCCGAGAGCATGGTACAGGAGGTGCGCCGCCAGTTCCGCGAGATCAAGGGCATCCTTACGGGTGAGGGTACGCCGGACTATGCGCGGTGCGTGGCCATCTCGACCCGCGGGGCACAGCGTGAGATGCTGCTCCCGAGCCTGCTGGCGATCATCGTTCCGGTGGCTGTCGGGCTGATCTTCGGTGTGGCGGGCGTGATGGGCCTGCTGGTCGGCGGATTGAGCTCGGGCTTCGTGCTGGCGGTCTTCATGGCCAACGCGGGCGGTGCGTGGGACAACGCCAAGAAGATGATCGAGGAGGGACACTTCGGCGGCAAGGGCTCCGACTGCCACAAGGCTACGGTCGTGGGCGATACGGTGGGCGATCCGTTCAAGGATACGTCGGGCCCGTCGCTGAACATCCTCATCAAGCTGATGTCGATGGTTTCGATCGTCATGGCCGGTTTGACGGTGGCGTGGCATATCTTCTGA
- a CDS encoding HAD family phosphatase: MKNIVFDLGGVLFARDRKKCDPELLEFFGFLRAPQMPRFWEEYDRGTNTLEEVTATLAEMTGRPYERCAEVLQQAIDLQEPIPATEALVRDLKAAGYRLYVLSNMAREFIAHLRRFPVYGLFDGDVVSCEELTVKPERRIYGILLDRYDLDPAETLFIDDRAANIEAAGALGIRGFLFDHRDPAASCAGLRERLL; encoded by the coding sequence ATGAAAAATATCGTTTTCGATCTGGGCGGCGTGCTGTTCGCCCGTGACAGGAAGAAGTGCGACCCGGAGCTGCTGGAGTTTTTCGGATTTCTGCGGGCTCCGCAGATGCCGCGCTTCTGGGAGGAGTACGACCGGGGCACGAATACGCTGGAGGAGGTGACCGCAACCCTCGCGGAGATGACGGGCCGCCCGTATGAGCGTTGTGCGGAGGTGCTGCAGCAGGCCATCGACCTGCAGGAGCCGATTCCGGCGACCGAGGCGCTGGTGCGCGACCTGAAGGCGGCGGGCTATCGGCTTTACGTGCTTTCGAACATGGCCCGCGAATTCATTGCGCACCTGCGGCGCTTCCCGGTTTACGGATTGTTCGACGGCGATGTTGTTTCGTGCGAGGAGTTGACGGTGAAGCCCGAGCGGCGCATCTACGGGATCCTGCTCGACCGTTATGACCTCGATCCAGCCGAAACGCTCTTCATCGACGACCGTGCGGCGAATATCGAGGCGGCCGGGGCGCTGGGGATCCGGGGATTCCTGTTCGACCATCGGGATCCGGCCGCATCGTGTGCCGGGCTGCGGGAGCGCCTGCTCTGA
- a CDS encoding biotin/lipoyl-containing protein, producing the protein MARNLKIRDLTLRDGQQSSFATRMNQGQIDRCLPFYKDANFYAMEVWGGAVPDSVMRYLNESPWTRLETIYRAVGNVSKLTALSRGRNLFGYSPYTDEIIDGFCRNSIESGLGIMRIFDALNDVDNVKSTVKYVKQYGGIADCAVCYTVDPKYPELSLWDKLKGKKNPAPVFTDAYFLDKAKQMAALGADMITIKDMSGLIPPRRVATLVKLFKQHLSIPVDFHTHCTPGYGLASVLAAIVAGVDIVDTNCWYFAGGTGAPAIELVYVFCKKLGIDLGVNMEAVAKINTQLREIRKELNQSVFGVEKPEPKAFNPLTDELPAEIDALFDCAIQAAQADDEAGTIDACRKIEAYFGFPAPNELVQKAEIPGGMYSNMVAQLKQLKAEEILPRAMELIPTVRLAAGLPPLVTPTSQIVGAQAVNCALDEKAGRPMYTNKSSQFVGLVKGEYGKTPVKIDPEFRFKICGVREETPYDTSKYQMQPNPELPEAGGVKLAANEKEVLLLELFPLVAKTFLTNEKVKAYEASKPAAAAEEKKAAVAEEAPITIMGKAVTAPLPGRVIEVKVKVGDRVKAGDEVLVLEAMKMENSITTDYAGEVKQIFVSEGQNVATDAPLVDIG; encoded by the coding sequence ATGGCACGAAATCTCAAAATCAGAGATCTGACGTTGCGCGACGGCCAGCAGTCGTCCTTTGCAACGCGTATGAACCAGGGACAGATCGACCGCTGCCTTCCGTTCTACAAGGATGCGAACTTCTATGCGATGGAGGTTTGGGGCGGCGCCGTACCCGATTCGGTGATGCGCTATCTGAACGAGAGCCCGTGGACGCGTCTGGAGACGATCTACCGGGCCGTAGGCAATGTCTCGAAACTCACGGCTCTGTCGCGGGGACGTAATCTTTTCGGTTATTCGCCCTATACGGACGAGATTATCGACGGTTTCTGCCGCAATTCGATCGAGAGCGGTCTGGGCATCATGCGTATTTTCGATGCGCTGAACGATGTCGACAACGTGAAATCCACGGTGAAATACGTCAAGCAGTACGGCGGTATCGCCGACTGTGCGGTCTGCTATACGGTGGACCCGAAATATCCGGAGCTGAGCCTCTGGGACAAACTCAAGGGAAAGAAAAATCCGGCACCGGTCTTCACCGACGCCTACTTCCTGGATAAAGCCAAACAGATGGCGGCTCTGGGCGCCGACATGATCACGATCAAGGACATGTCGGGGCTGATCCCGCCGCGGCGTGTGGCCACGCTGGTCAAGCTCTTCAAGCAGCACCTCTCGATTCCGGTGGATTTCCATACCCACTGCACGCCGGGTTACGGTCTGGCTTCGGTGCTGGCGGCCATCGTTGCCGGTGTGGACATCGTGGACACGAACTGCTGGTATTTCGCCGGCGGTACGGGAGCTCCGGCCATCGAGCTGGTCTATGTCTTCTGCAAGAAACTGGGTATCGACCTGGGAGTCAACATGGAGGCCGTGGCGAAGATCAACACGCAACTGCGTGAGATCCGCAAGGAGCTCAACCAGTCGGTCTTCGGGGTGGAGAAACCCGAACCGAAGGCGTTCAACCCGCTGACGGATGAGCTTCCGGCGGAGATTGACGCGCTGTTCGACTGCGCCATCCAGGCTGCTCAGGCGGACGACGAGGCCGGTACGATCGACGCGTGCCGCAAGATTGAGGCCTATTTTGGCTTCCCGGCCCCGAACGAACTCGTTCAGAAGGCCGAGATCCCGGGCGGCATGTATTCGAACATGGTTGCCCAGCTCAAGCAGTTGAAGGCCGAGGAGATTCTGCCGCGGGCCATGGAGTTGATTCCGACGGTTCGTCTGGCCGCGGGTCTTCCGCCGTTGGTTACGCCGACGTCGCAGATCGTGGGGGCTCAGGCCGTGAACTGCGCGCTGGATGAGAAGGCCGGGCGTCCGATGTACACGAACAAGTCGTCGCAGTTTGTGGGCTTGGTGAAGGGTGAGTACGGCAAGACGCCGGTGAAGATCGACCCGGAGTTCCGGTTCAAGATCTGCGGGGTGCGTGAGGAGACTCCTTACGATACGTCGAAATACCAGATGCAGCCCAATCCGGAACTTCCGGAGGCCGGCGGTGTCAAGCTGGCCGCCAATGAGAAGGAGGTGCTGCTGCTGGAGTTGTTCCCGCTGGTGGCGAAGACCTTCCTGACGAACGAGAAGGTGAAGGCCTACGAGGCTTCGAAACCGGCTGCCGCTGCCGAGGAGAAGAAGGCCGCTGTTGCCGAGGAGGCTCCGATCACGATCATGGGCAAAGCCGTAACGGCACCGCTTCCGGGTCGTGTGATCGAGGTGAAGGTGAAGGTCGGCGACCGGGTAAAGGCCGGGGACGAGGTTCTGGTGCTGGAAGCGATGAAGATGGAGAATTCCATTACGACGGACTATGCCGGTGAGGTGAAGCAGATCTTCGTCAGCGAGGGCCAGAATGTGGCTACGGACGCTCCGCTGGTTGACATCGGCTGA